A section of the Candidatus Kuenenbacteria bacterium genome encodes:
- the recJ gene encoding single-stranded-DNA-specific exonuclease RecJ, translating to MAKRWMLKEKYGADFGERFPELKSVVLQLLFNRGLTTQDQIDRFLGPDYLRDQNDPFLFGEMGVAAERVFGAIERKENIVIYGDYDADGVTSTAVVYIALKRLGAENLKVYIPNRLTEGYGMNKEAVQELVDNKTNLIITVDCGIANKDEIALAKESGIDVIVTDHHMEPKNIPTAYAVVCPTLKKEKYPFKKLAGVGVAFKLAQALLRSDKKQNNDAFEKWLLDLVAIGTIADSMPLLEENRTLVKWGLIVLNKTQRLGLKELFNLSQTDEVDVHSVAFQVAPRLNAAGRMDHANTAYELLVAEDEAEALAIANDLNQKNQNRQKTTEEMLKISLEQIGQPSNEDKILFSAYDGWSPGLVGLIAGKLCDRFNRPVIVFGKMGNEYVASGRSIPEFDITAALGECQEYLSEFGGHEQACGLTIAGEENYENFKNKIRSMAQSQLARAELTPRLDIEAEVNLAEMDWGVIDDLEKFEPFGEGNREPLFITKDLRIEAIITMGTVGQHLRLELSDGNGKIIRKFVGFGLSSEWVEKMKVGDKVDVVYEFGVNEWNG from the coding sequence ATGGCAAAAAGATGGATGCTAAAAGAAAAATATGGCGCAGATTTTGGGGAGAGATTTCCTGAGTTGAAAAGCGTTGTTTTGCAGCTCTTGTTCAACCGTGGCTTGACAACTCAAGATCAAATAGACAGATTTTTGGGGCCGGATTATTTACGTGACCAAAATGATCCTTTTTTATTTGGGGAGATGGGGGTGGCAGCAGAGAGGGTTTTTGGAGCCATTGAACGAAAAGAAAATATTGTAATTTATGGAGATTATGACGCTGACGGAGTGACTTCAACGGCGGTTGTTTACATTGCGTTAAAAAGATTGGGGGCGGAAAATTTGAAAGTCTATATTCCCAATAGATTGACAGAGGGCTATGGTATGAACAAAGAAGCAGTGCAGGAATTGGTGGACAATAAAACAAATTTGATTATCACGGTTGATTGTGGTATCGCCAATAAAGACGAAATAGCTTTGGCCAAAGAAAGTGGGATAGATGTAATAGTGACGGATCATCACATGGAACCCAAGAATATACCAACAGCCTATGCAGTGGTTTGTCCGACACTAAAAAAGGAGAAATATCCATTTAAAAAATTGGCCGGGGTTGGAGTGGCTTTTAAATTAGCGCAGGCATTACTTAGGAGTGATAAAAAACAAAATAATGATGCTTTTGAAAAATGGCTTTTGGATTTAGTGGCAATTGGGACAATTGCTGATTCGATGCCGCTTTTGGAAGAAAATAGAACTTTGGTAAAATGGGGTTTGATAGTTTTAAATAAAACTCAGCGCTTGGGGCTTAAAGAGCTTTTTAATTTGTCCCAGACCGATGAGGTTGATGTGCATAGTGTGGCTTTTCAGGTTGCGCCCAGACTTAATGCGGCTGGCCGGATGGATCATGCCAATACTGCTTATGAGCTTTTGGTGGCTGAAGACGAAGCCGAGGCCTTGGCAATTGCCAATGATTTGAATCAAAAAAATCAAAATAGGCAAAAAACAACAGAAGAAATGTTGAAGATTTCTTTGGAACAGATTGGGCAGCCAAGCAATGAAGATAAAATTCTTTTTAGCGCTTATGACGGTTGGTCACCGGGGCTGGTAGGGCTCATAGCTGGCAAGCTTTGCGACAGATTCAACAGGCCAGTGATTGTTTTTGGTAAAATGGGCAATGAATACGTGGCCTCTGGCCGGAGCATTCCTGAATTTGATATTACGGCGGCTCTTGGCGAGTGTCAGGAATATTTATCGGAATTTGGGGGGCATGAACAGGCTTGTGGTCTGACAATAGCGGGGGAGGAGAATTATGAGAATTTTAAGAATAAAATTAGGAGCATGGCCCAAAGTCAATTGGCGAGGGCAGAATTGACGCCAAGGCTGGATATAGAGGCGGAAGTTAACTTGGCTGAGATGGACTGGGGAGTGATTGATGATTTAGAAAAATTTGAGCCCTTTGGCGAAGGAAACAGGGAGCCGTTATTTATAACAAAAGATTTAAGGATTGAAGCAATCATAACCATGGGAACAGTGGGGCAACATTT